Sequence from the Clostridium botulinum genome:
TATGTATTATAATGGGTTTATTTCCCAATTTCAAAAATTGCTTTGGAACATCTGTATTCCCCATTCTTGTCCCTTTTCCACCTGCTAATATTTCTGCATAAATCATTATTTCTCACCTCAACATAATATCTTTATTTATTTTCTAATATATTTTTAACTATTCTTTTAGTTGCTTCTCCATCATCATAACCATTAAATTTCTTTTTAAATTCTGAAATTCTATTCAAATCACATTTATTACATTTTATAATTTCAACAATTTCTTCTGTATTAACAGCAATTGGACCTGGAACAAATTCTGTATAATTATAATAAAATCCTCTTAATGAATTATCATACAGTGGTAAATCATATGCAAAGAAAATCATTGGTTTTTTCATTATTGCATATTCAAAAATCATAGATGAATAATCTGTAATTAACAAATCTGAACTTATCATTAAATCATCAATATCTTCATAAGATAAATCCATAATTCTATCACATAACTCAACCGGTACTTCTACTCCATTTTTTATAAATGGATGCATCTTAGTAATCACTGCATATTCATTAGATAAATTATTATACAAATATTCTAAATCCAGCTTTAAATTGAATTTCTTTCGTTGTCCATCTCTAAAAGTTGGTGCATAAAGTATAATTTTTTTACCCTTTAAAATTGGATATTTGTCTAAAAAGGATTCCTTAATTTTATTTTTAGCTATTTCATCATAAAATTTATCAGCTCTAGCTAATCCTAATGGAATCACTTTTTTAACATTAACACCAAATGCATTTGCATAAATTTCACTTATCTCAGAAGAACTTACTATCACTTTATCATATTGACTATGGCAAGCTACACAATTCTTCATATTGCTAGGATTTTTAATATTTTGAAGAGAATCTCTTCCAAATTTTTTAAATGCCCCTCCGGCATGCCACACCTGTATAAGATTAGTATCTTTTCTTATCTTTATTTTAGAAAATAAAGATATATAATCATTCACAATAATATTCTTTGCAGTAAATATATTGTAAATTTTTAATATATTCTTATTTAATCTTTTTAAACTTTTATTACTAGAATCACTCATATCTTTTTTGGTATATATGATTAATTTATATGAATTTTTATTTTTATTTATTTCATCATAAATAGCTTTTATATTTCCATTGAATAATTCTGAATGTCCATTGATAAATATAATTTTTCTTTTATTGATTGGAAATATTTTAAATATGCTACAACATTTATATAGTAATTTCATTACAAATGTTCTGAATTTATTTGTATTAACAATACCGTGAATATAAAACAAACAATTTATGGTTAATATTATTATAACTACCAAAAATATTTCATCTAATTTTTTTCCTAACAATATCAAATTACTTTCCATTAAAATCCCCTACCATCATTTTATTTACATAATAAATAATTATTCTTTATAGATACGCCTCATATGAATCACATATCTCTTTAGTATCCCCTATCATTTTAATTTCTCCTTTTTCAAGCCAAACAACCTTTGTACACAATCTTCTAATTTGAGCAAGAGAATGTGATACAAACAAAACTGTAGCATCTGACTTTATTAACTCTAACATACGCTCTTCACTTTTCTTTCTAAATCTTCCATCACCTACAGAAAGTACTTCATCTACAATAAGAATTTCTGGCACACTTACTGTAGCAATTGAAAATCCTAATCTAGCTTTCATTCCAGATGAATAGTTCTTTATAGGAACATCTATAAATTCTTTAAGTTCTGCAAAATTTATTATTTCATCTACTTTTTTGGAAATAAACTCCCTATTGTATCCTAAAATCAAACCATTTAAATATATATTCTCCCTTCCTGTTAAATCATTATCAAAACCTGCACCTAATTCAAGTAACGGAGATACTTTTCCATTTATCACAACATTTCCAGTTGTTGGTTTTTGAACTCTTGATACAACTTTTAATAAGGTACTTTTACCAGCACCATTAAGGCCTATAAATCCTACTACTTCACCTTTTTTAATACTTAAGTTAACATTATTAAGTGCAATAAATTCCTCGTAAGCTATTTGTTTTTTTACTTTTTTTATAAAATATTCTTTAAATGAATTTATCTTTTGTGTTGATTTTCTAAAATGCATACTTACATTTTCAAGTTTTATTGCTAATTTATCCATTAAAATCTCTCCTATATATGTAGTATAAACTTATCTTGTTTTTTATAAAATACTATTAACCCAATGCTAGTTGCTAATATTGCATAAATAGGGCATAAAATCCAACTTTTAATGGCTGTTATTTGCCCATATAATATACAATCTCTAAATACTTTTATAACTGGAAATATAGGATTTAAATTTAATATAGATACATACTTGGGATTTATAATATCAGCCGAATAGAATATTGCTGATGCATACATTATTATTAATAAAACCACCGAATATAAATGTTGCATATCTCTAAAAAACACATTAACTGTTGCTAATATTAATCCAATTCCTAATGAAATAAAAAATAAGCAAATCAGTGGATAAAATACTAGTAATGTCATTTTTGTAAAACTCACTTTCATTATTATCATAATTATCAACAATGGTATTAATGAAATTGAAAATATAATAAATGAAGAAATTACTCTAGATAACGGATATAAATATTTAGGTACATATATCTTTTTTATAAGTGAGCTTTTTCCAGTAATGCTGTTCATTGATTGATTAGTTGATTGTGAAAAAAAATCATATATAAGTCTACCTGATAAGCAATATACTGGGAAATTAGGTATCTTATTTTTAAATAAATTTGAAAATATAAATGTTAATACAACCATAATAAGTAATGGATTAAGCATACTCCATATTATTCCTAATATAGAGTTTCTATATTTTAATTTAATATCTTTTTTAACGAATTCCCATAATAAATCTTTATAGCTCTTAAATGTTTCCACTTGTTTTATCATTTTATCACTCATTTCTTATTTAAAAATTATCAAGCCCATTATGCAAAACTATATACACTTTTAATGCATTTTTCCAACTAGGTAAATAATTAAATCCACTATCTAAAAGACTCTTCTTACTCAATCTAGAATTTAAAGGTCTTATAGCTTTTGTCTTATACTCATTTGTAGATATATAATTTATTTTACAATTCAAATTGGCTATTCTCATTATTTCTTCTGCAAATTCTGCCCATGAACAAAATCCCTGATTTGTAGCATGATATATACCGTATTTTTCACTTACAGCCATATCACATAAAAGCTTAGCTAAATCTTCTGTATATGTAGGACTACCTATTTGATCACATACTACATTTAAACTTTCTTTTTCTTTGCCTAATTTAAGCATTGTTTTAACAAAATTACTTCCATTTAATCCAAATACCCACGAAGTTCTAACTATAAAATATTTTTTTAGATAACTTTTTACTTTTAATTCACCATTATATTTAGAGCTTCCATAAACTGAAAGTGGATTGGGTGTTTCCTCTATTTCATGTGGCTTATCTCCAGCTCCATCAAAAACATAATCGCTTGATATATATATCATCTTTGCATTTATTCTTCTACATACTTTTGCTATATTTTCTGTTCCATATACATTTACTTTTGTACAGATTTCTTCTTCATCCTGTGCTTTATCAACAGCTGTATATGCAGCACAATGTATAACACATTTTGGTTTTAATTCTTCTATGTATTTAGATACTTCATTATAATTTGTTATGTCTAATTCTTTTCTTGTTGTTCCAATACATTCAATATTTCTTTTCTTTAATTCTTTTATAACATCATAACCTAATTGTCCATTAGCACCTGTAACAAGTATCACATTTAGTCAACCTTTCTAAATCAAGACTTTAACTTATTAAGCATAATTTTAAATAACCAATTTGGCATATATTTTATTATAATTTCAAAGTAAGCTTCATTTTTGCATAAATATCTATACTTTATTATTTCAAATATATCTTTATTGATTCTACCATTACAAAATTTTTTAATGTATTCTAAGTTTATATTTTCTTCATCAACATAATCTTTTAATTCATTTATCTTAATTTGTAATGTATCTACCCTTAATTTATAATAGTCTTCTTTACTATTAATACCTTTTAAACTACCTGTTTGATTGTTGCCATGCATTCTATAATTAACTAAAGTTTCATTTGTAAATGATATTTTCCCATAATAGCTTGCTATAGTACATAACCATTGATCATGTATCATATAATTTGAAAAGGGAATAGCCTCTTTCGCAACTTTAGAATCTATAAGCATACAACATCCTGAAACACAATTTTTAAAGAAAAACTGCGTTAATAAATTTTCTCCCCAAATATAACTTAATCTTGGTTTAGCCTCTATTAAAGTATTAAATTTAATATCTCCATTTTTGTCTATAACTTTCATATCACTATAAGCAAGAATAGATTTCTCCTCTTTAATTAAATTAACTAGAGCATTAATCTTATTTACTTCCCAAATATCATCTTGATCACAATAAGCAAATAATTCCCCATTTCCTCGCTTAGTAAGTTCTTCAAATGCCTTATTTGATCCTTTATTTATATCCCCTCTTACTAGAGTATAAGGAAATTTTGTAATGTATATTTTAAATAATTTATCATCAACTGGATAATCAGGACAATCATCATAAATCAGCAATTCTATATTATCATAATTTTGATTATTTAGGGAAATAAGTTGCTCTATAAACCATTCTTTATTTGGTTTATAGACTGCTAATAATATACTTACTAATGGAGATTTTTTTTCATTAGGTATATTATTTAAACAATTATTACTCTGTTTACTGATTTCATTCACTTATACATTCTCTCCTATCGATTAATGAAAAGTTCTTAGTTGTACTTCACACTTTATCTATTTGTGAGTAGTTCTTAATTGCAGCATAGTTACTTTATCTATATGTGTACATTTTCTCATAATAGTTTGCATACTCTCCACTAATAATATTCTCCCACCAAGTTCTATTCTCTAAGTACCATTTTATAGTCTTTTTAATTCCTTCATCAAAACTTGTAGTTGGAAGCCATCCTAATTCATTATGAATCTTTGTAGGATCTATTGCGTATCTCATATCATGACCTTTTCTGTCTCCTACAAATTTTATTAAATTTTCTTGCTTTCCTAATTCGTGAATAATTGTTTTAACTACTTCTAGATTAGTCCGCTCATTATGTCCACCTATATTATAAACTTCTCCTACTGTACCCTTATGAATTATTAAATCAATAGCTCTACAGTGGTCTTCAACGTAAAGCCAGTCTCTTACATTTTCTCCTGTTCCATAAACAGGTAATTCTTTATCATTTAAAGCATTTGCAATCATTAAAGGTATAAGCTTTTCTGGGAAATGATATGGACCATAGTTATTTGAACATCTTGAAATTGTAGTTGGTAAGCCATAAGTTCTGTTATATGCTCCAACCAAAAGATCTGCTGATGCTTTACTTGAAGAGTATGGACTTGATGTATGTATTGGTGTTTCTTCTGTAAAAAATAAATCTGGTCTATCAATTGGTAAATCACCATATACTTCATCAGTAGATACTTGATGATATCTATTTATTCCATACTTTATACAAGCATCCATAAGTACTGCAGTTCCCATAATATTAGTTTTTAAAAATATTTCTGGATTTTCTATTGATCTATCAACGTGACTTTCAGCTGCAAAGTTAACAATCATATCTGGATGCTCTTTTTCAAACATATCATACACAGTTTCTCTATCAGCAATATCTATTTTATAAAAATTAAAGTTTTTATTATCTTTAACACTTTCTAATGTTTCCATATTTCCAGCATAAGTTAGAGCATCAACACAAATTATTTTATACTCATTATATTTTTTAAGCATATAATGCACAAAATTTCCACCAATGAAACCTGCTCCACCCGTTACTACTATTTTCATATATTTATCTCCTCTAAGCATTTATTTGAACTTCTATAATAACTTTAATAAAACTTATGTATATTAACTTAATAAGTAACATACAAAGGTATTACTTAAAAATTATAATATTATTAAAAAGTACAATCACTATCTTGTAAAAGAGGCGCTTTTTTATCTTTTTCTGAAAGAATGGGATTTTCTATACCCCATTCAACGCCTATTTCTGGATCATCAAATCTAATACTTCTATCACTTTCATAATTATAATAATTGTCAGTTTTATATACAAATTCAACATCCTTTGTTAAAGTCACAAATCCATGGCCAAATCCTCTAGGTATAAATAACTGCTTTTTATTTTCTGCTGAAAGTTCCACAGCTACCCATTGTTTATATGTAAGTGATTTTTTTCTTAGGTCCACAGCTACATCTAATACAGCTCCACTTACACATCTTACTAATTTTGCTTGTGCATGTTCTCCATTTTGAAAATGAATCCCTCTAAGAATTCCTTTTTCCTTTGAATATGACTGATTATCTTGAACAAAATCACAAGCTATTTCTGGAGTTTTAATTTTTGAGTAAGTTTCCATAAACCAGCCTCTTTCATCTCCAAAAACTTGTGGTTCTACTATATAAACACCATCTAATTTAGTTTTAATTAGATTCATACTAAGCATCCTTTCACTTGATAATTGTAAACTAATATATTATTTTTCCTGTAGCAACATTCTTTAAATGATCTCCATATGGACTCTTTCCATATTGCTCTGCACTTTCAAGTAAAGTTTTTTTATCTATCCAACCATTTTTATATGAAATTTCTTCTAGACATGCAATCTTAAGCCCCTGTCTAGTTTCAATTACTTTTACATATTCAGCTGCTTCTGTTAAACTATCAACTGTTCCTGTATCAAGCCATCCGTAACCTCTACCTAGAGTTATTACATCAAGTTTACCTTTTTCAAGATAGATTCTATTTAAATCTGTAATTTCTAATTCACCACGTTTTGATGGCTTCAAGCTTTTTGCATACTCACAAACTTTATTATCATAAAAATAAAGTCCTGTAACAGCATAATTAGATTTAGGAATTTCTGGCTTTTCTTCTAATGATATAGCTTTTTCATTCTCATCAAATTCTACTACCCCAAATCGCTCGGGATCATCCACATAATATCCAAATACCGTTGCACGTTCTTCATTTTCAACTGCTTTTTTAAGATGTGCAGTCAATCCATTTCCATGAAATATATTGTCTCCAAGTATCATTGCACAACTATCATTTTCTATAAATTCTTCTCCTAATATAAAAGCTTGAGCTAATCCATCTGGAGATGGCTGAATCTTGTAAGATAAGTTTATTCCGTATCTTGATCCATCGCCTAATAATCTTTCAAAATTAGATAAATCATTAGGGGTTGAAATTATTAATATATCTTTAATTCCAGCTAACATAAGAGTTGATAGTGGATAATAAATCATCGGTTTATCATATACCGGTAAAAGTTGCTTTGATGTTACTAATGTCAATGGATAAAGTCTTGTCCCACTTCCCCCTGCTAACACTATTCCCTTCATAAAAATCCTCATTTCATTTTAGTTATTTAAATTTAAACATTATTATATTTATTTTAACATAAAGATGTAAATAAACAAATTTTATTTACAATTTTTTACGGTTGTTATTTCTTACCTATACTAGTTTTCATCTACATTGCAAATTTATGTATATAATGATATTATCAATTTATATAAACTCTCGAACAGTCCTAAAATGCTATATAGACAAGCATGTAGGTCTGTTATTTTTTAATATTTTGAAAATCTTATATAAAGGGGTATGTTAATGATAAAAGAAAATCAAAACTTGTTAAATAAAACAAATGCCTTTTCTGACATTTTAATTTTATTTATATCTATGACTTTAGCTTATTTTATTCGTTTTTATATATTTTCACCAGACACTAACTACATAAAATTAATTAAATATATTCAATTTACTTTAGTTATTGTTCCAATAAATTTAATATTATATAACTTTTTAAATTTATATCATTCATTTAGAACTACTGCTTTTAAAAAAGAATTTATTCAAATAATAAAAGCAAATACAATCTTAACAGCAATTTTATTATCACTTTTATATGTTTTTAGATTAGTTGATATATCTAGATGGGTAGTTGTAACATTTTATTTTGTTAATATAACTTTAATTACATGTAAAAGGTTTATTTTAAGACAAACTTTATCTAAAATGCGTTCTAATGGAATGAATTTAAAACATGTAATAATTATTGGTTCTGGAGAAGTTGCTAATGAATATTTAAAAGTAATTAATAATAATAAGAGCTTTGGATATAGTTACTCTGGATATATAGCTAACTCATCAAATTTTCAAGGTAAAAAACTTGGAAATTATGATGATTTGTTCACCGTTTTAAATAAATATAATGCTGATGAAGTTATTTGTGCCCTTGATATCGAGGATGCAAAATATTTAGAAGACATTGTTAATGCTTGCGAAAAAAGTGGGACAAAAATTTCTATTATACCCTTTTGCTATAAATATATCCCTAGCAAACCTTACATAGATCAACTAGGTAGTATTCCTCTTATTAATGTAAGAAGAATACCTCTTGATAACTTTGGTAATGCATTTATGAAAAGAACTATAGATATCCTTGGTTCTCTTGGATTGATTATATTGACAAGCCCTATAATGATAGTTGCTGCATTGGTAATAAAATGTACATCTAAAGGACCTATTATATTTAAGCAAAATCGTGTTGGTTTAAATAAAAAAAATTTTACAATGTATAAATTTAGATCAATGAAGGTTAATTCTCAAGAGCAAAGTGGTTGGAGTACAAATAATGACCCTAGAAAAACTAAATTTGGATCTTTTATTCGTAAATTTTCCATTGATGAATTACCACAATTTTTTAATGTATTAAAGGGTGATATGAGCTTAGTAGGTCCAAGACCCGAAATTCCACATTTTGTTGATGAATTTAAAAATGAAATCCCACTTTATATGGTAAAACATCAAGTAAAGCCAGGAATAACCGGACTAGCTCAAGTAAATGGTTTTAGAGGAGATACTTCTATCAAAAAAAGAATAGAATATGATATACACTATATTGAAAATTGGGACATACTATTAGATATATCAATACTATTTAAAACAGCATTTAAAGGCTTTAAAAATAATGAAAAACTAGTAATAAAAAATAAATCAATAATTGAAAAACCGGAAAATGTAACTCACAATAACATAAATATATAAAAAAAGTATGACCTACACGACTAACTCAGTTATGTAGGTCATACTTATTTTTTAGACTCTATTTTAAATATATATTTATATACGCATAGGTACAATGAAGTTGTAATACTTATTTAAAAATTCAACAAATCCAATTATTATATCAATAATTTCTGCTAAAATATATTGTAGCACTCTTTTCTACAAACTCTGAGCGTCTTACTCTTTGTTCATGGCCTACTTATGATTGTTTTTGTTTACTTTCCCTTGATACTTTTTATATCATTGAACATACAAAAAACAAATCATTCATTTGTTTACTCATCATAATAATCACATCCTATATATTGGTCCTTCTACTATATCGTATCTATAAGTTTCACCATTTCTACATTTCACTATAAAATCTAACCATTCTTCAGTCATTTTATCAAAGATTTTAATATTTAAATCTTTTGCTAGTTTAATAATATTCCTCACTATTTTAAATTTACTTTCTTTAATTATATAATAGTTATAATATTTTTACCAATAAACTCATCAACTCATAATCAATCACATATTTTATCATTTAAATACATATAAATTGGTAACCTAAGAGCATTACTATAAATACGATTTAGTTTTCTACACTATATTCCTTTATTATTAACACAAACTTATAAACCTCTCATTTCTTGCACCATATATATTTACAATGATATAATATAACTTAATCTAGCAAAGAATATTTAAAATAATTTATATTGTAAAATATATTTTAAAATTTAAAGTTTATATTTAAGTATAATTGTGAGATTGGCATTGAAATTTGCTTTTTAGAACTCTTAATTAATTGCTTGTCTCAATGTTTCATTGGGAACATGCATTAATTAGACTAATCTTAATTTTTAGAGTTGTTAAGTGAATGTCCAAATTTTACATTTGGAAACATGCACTTACTCAGCGAATCTAAATGAGTCGAGTTTCATTTTTGACTTCAGTCCAACGAACTTTATACTTAAATATAAACACTACGTAAAAATAATATTTTAGGAGTGTTAAATATGTATCTTCTTGAAAGAATTGAAGACAATTTAAAGAAAAAATCTATTGGATTTTTCTTACCTATTACATTTATTTTAACCATAATTCCTCTTATAGTAAGACTTAAGATGGTTGAACTTGATGATGCCGGTATAAATTTATACGCAGTAGAAAAGCAGGCTGATTTCTTTTCACAAAATAAAGCTCTTTGGTTATGTATTTTTTCTGTAATACTTTTTATATTTGCTTTATTTTCATTCAAAAAATTATTTGAAAAGAGAGACAAAACTACTACTGCAATTTTAATTTGTACTAGTATATTTTTAATTTGCACTTTCCTTTCAGCTATACTTTCACCATATAAAGATGTATCTTTCTTTGGATTTTATGACAGAGCTGAAGGATTTATCACCATTGCATGCTATATGATTATATTTGTGTATTCTATATATGCTTTTAAAAGTACGCATTGTTACAAGTATATGATAATTCCAATATTAATTGTAATTTTAGTTAATTCATTTTTAGGAATTTTTCAATACATAGGAAATGATTTAATTAATAGTAAGTTAGGTGTTGCACTAACTGTACCTAGCAAATATGATATAAAACCTGGTGGTCTTAATTTGTTATATGAAAAAGGAAAACTTTATGGTACTTTTTATCATTATAACTACGTAGGCAGCTTTGTAGGTCTTGTATTACCAATATTATTTTCTTTAACTATATTTGAAAAGAAAGTAATCAACAAAGTTATTTTAGGAGCATTTTCATTACTTTCAGTTTGGTTACTATTTGGTAGTACATCTCGTGCTGGTATAATAGGTATCTTAGTATCTATTATAGTGGGACTTATTATATTTGGAAAAGTAATATTTAAAAGCTTTAAACCTCTTGTGATAACTTTAGCTTGTATCGCTATTTTAGCAATCGGAGGTAATATTGCTACTAAAGGACAACTATTTGAAAGAGTACCTTCTTTAGTTTCTGATATATTTAGCGTTTTTGATAATGAAGCTACTGTTGATTATAGAGCAGAAACTCCTATTAGCGATATAAAACATGTTGATAAAAATGTAGAAATAACTGTTCCAAAAGATGTTTTAAAAATATCTTTTGATGATGGAATTTATGTATTTAAAAATTCTAACAATGAAGCTGTTCAATATGATATGGTTGATGGAATTTATAGAACTAATAATGAAAATTTCAATAACATATCATTTAGATTTGGTAAATCAAGCAAAACTTCTAGTAAAGCAGATTTATTTATGCTACAAGTTAACGATAATCCAACATTTATGTTTAAATTAAAAGAAGGCAATAGCATTCATTTAAGAGATTCAAATGGAATGAGATTTATTGATGTAGAATATCCTGATACTTTTGGCTTCAAAGGAAAAGAAAAACTAGGATCTGCTAGAGGATATATTTGGTCAAGATCAATTCCTTTAATGAAAGAAACCTTATTATTAGGTAAAGGACCTGATACATTTGCTTATATATTCCCACAAAATGATTTAATGGGTAAATACTACGCTTATGGTACTCCTAATATGATTGTTGATAAACCTCATAATCTTTATATGCAAATAGCTTTAAATGAAGGCTTAATTGCTTTAATAGCCTTCCTTGGAATAATATTAATCTATATTGCAGATAGCATTAAATTATATGCATTAAAGAAAGAATATAATGAAGCTCAAATACTAGGTGGAGTAACTTGTCTTGGAATTGTAGGATATCTTTTCGCAGGAATGTTCAACGATTCAGTAGTCAGTGTAGCACCTATGTTTTGGATAGTTCTTGGCGTTGGAGTCGCATTAAATTACTTAAACAAAAAAGAAAACTAAATAATTTTTAATTTGTATAGTTTAAAATATACTTGAAATAAAAAATCCAGAGTTATCATTTGATTCTCTGGATTTTTTACTCTTCACTTTTAAACATTACTTTACCTATATTAATTTATTTATATAATAAACATATTCTTTAAAATCTTCTAAATGATTTTCTATAATAGCTTGAACAATTTTCATGCTCACAGCTTTATAATCATGTACAGCTATATTTCTAAATCCCACCATAGATTTCATCCTTTTAGTTAATTCATCATCTAATATTTTATTTGAATTAAGTACTTCAAAAGCATCTCTACTATTTTGCGGAATACCTAAATGTTTTTCAGATATAATATGCATTGCTAAATCAATTGTAGCTTCACAAGCTCTTTGTATATTTAAAATTATTGAATCTTGCTTAGTGTAATCATCTAAATTACTAGGATCATTATCATAAACTTCATATATTCTATTTAAACATCTATTTATAGTCTCAATTTTATTTATAATTACATCACTTCCCATATTTATTTATCTCCTCTCTCATTTTATTTATTATAACTTCTCTCTCTTCATTTAGCATTGCATATTCCTTAAATGATCTCATCTCAAAATACATTCTTTTTGTATTATCGTTACAATATATTACTTTACCATTTCCCATAACTTGAGCTTTAAAAACAGTTGAAGATAAATTTAAATCTATTAAATCTACTTCTCTTTTAAATATATCTGCAAGCTCTTGAGATACCATAAAACATTTATATTCGTCAGTGCTATTTTCACTTAAAAATGCAATATCAATATCACTATCTTCCCTAAGATTGTTTTTAGCAGCTGAACCAAATAAATATATAATTGTAGGATTAAATTCTTTTTTCAATATTTCAATAGCTTTATTTAATTGAATCTCCAAATTTAATTCTCCTTTTCTTTAATATTATTTATTATACCCATATTATGATTATATATGATAATTCCTTTGGTTGAAAGCTTATGATAGAACAAGCTGGTGACAGTCACCAGCTTAGACAAAAAAGGTACTCCCACATGGGGAGTACCTAATATATAAAATTTAAATATGATAAAAAGCTTTATTTAAATTATCTGATCCAAGCTCCGTTAGCTCCTAAAACATAACCATTAACAGTTGTGTTTGAAAGCATTTTTCCTGAACCATCTAAGAAGTACCAAGTACCATTGTCATTTAACCATCCAGTTTGCATAGCACCTGAAGCGTTAGTGTAGTACCAAGTTCCGTTATCATTGATCCAACCAGTTTTCATTGCTCCTGATCCTTGCATGAAGTACCAAGTACCATTAACGTTTTGCCATCCAGTCATCATAGCGCCTGAAGCATTAGTGTAGTACCAAGTTCCGTTATCATTGATCCAACCAGTTTGCATGATTCCAGCTGCATCTAAGAAGTACCAAGTTCCATTGTTGTTTAACCAACCAATAGCTTTAGTTCCATCTTCTTTAACGAAAGTCCAAGTTCCGTCTGAGTTCTTAACCCATCCAGTAGTTACTTCTGGTTTTTCAGTTTCATCTGAACCATCTTTAGCTCCGATTACTGAATAAACTTCATCTTCTTCATTCCAGATAACCATGTTATCTTTGTTGTAAACTGACATTTTGTCCATTGATCCGTCTACTTTGTAAACTTTATTCCAATCATCTTTGTTATCAAATTTGTAAACAAATCCTGAATCTAATCTCCAAAGGTTTCCATCAGCATCTACATCTACAGCTACAGCTTCTTCTTCATCAGCTTCTTTAGTTTCAATGTAGTTAAATCCTCTGCTTGTTTTGAATTCGATAGTTTGAGCATTTACCTTTTCTGA
This genomic interval carries:
- the rfbD gene encoding dTDP-4-dehydrorhamnose reductase; the encoded protein is MILVTGANGQLGYDVIKELKKRNIECIGTTRKELDITNYNEVSKYIEELKPKCVIHCAAYTAVDKAQDEEEICTKVNVYGTENIAKVCRRINAKMIYISSDYVFDGAGDKPHEIEETPNPLSVYGSSKYNGELKVKSYLKKYFIVRTSWVFGLNGSNFVKTMLKLGKEKESLNVVCDQIGSPTYTEDLAKLLCDMAVSEKYGIYHATNQGFCSWAEFAEEIMRIANLNCKINYISTNEYKTKAIRPLNSRLSKKSLLDSGFNYLPSWKNALKVYIVLHNGLDNF
- a CDS encoding glycosyltransferase, whose protein sequence is MNEISKQSNNCLNNIPNEKKSPLVSILLAVYKPNKEWFIEQLISLNNQNYDNIELLIYDDCPDYPVDDKLFKIYITKFPYTLVRGDINKGSNKAFEELTKRGNGELFAYCDQDDIWEVNKINALVNLIKEEKSILAYSDMKVIDKNGDIKFNTLIEAKPRLSYIWGENLLTQFFFKNCVSGCCMLIDSKVAKEAIPFSNYMIHDQWLCTIASYYGKISFTNETLVNYRMHGNNQTGSLKGINSKEDYYKLRVDTLQIKINELKDYVDEENINLEYIKKFCNGRINKDIFEIIKYRYLCKNEAYFEIIIKYMPNWLFKIMLNKLKS
- the rfbB gene encoding dTDP-glucose 4,6-dehydratase, with product MKIVVTGGAGFIGGNFVHYMLKKYNEYKIICVDALTYAGNMETLESVKDNKNFNFYKIDIADRETVYDMFEKEHPDMIVNFAAESHVDRSIENPEIFLKTNIMGTAVLMDACIKYGINRYHQVSTDEVYGDLPIDRPDLFFTEETPIHTSSPYSSSKASADLLVGAYNRTYGLPTTISRCSNNYGPYHFPEKLIPLMIANALNDKELPVYGTGENVRDWLYVEDHCRAIDLIIHKGTVGEVYNIGGHNERTNLEVVKTIIHELGKQENLIKFVGDRKGHDMRYAIDPTKIHNELGWLPTTSFDEGIKKTIKWYLENRTWWENIISGEYANYYEKMYTYR
- a CDS encoding ABC transporter permease, producing MIKQVETFKSYKDLLWEFVKKDIKLKYRNSILGIIWSMLNPLLIMVVLTFIFSNLFKNKIPNFPVYCLSGRLIYDFFSQSTNQSMNSITGKSSLIKKIYVPKYLYPLSRVISSFIIFSISLIPLLIIMIIMKVSFTKMTLLVFYPLICLFFISLGIGLILATVNVFFRDMQHLYSVVLLIIMYASAIFYSADIINPKYVSILNLNPIFPVIKVFRDCILYGQITAIKSWILCPIYAILATSIGLIVFYKKQDKFILHI
- a CDS encoding ABC transporter ATP-binding protein, giving the protein MDKLAIKLENVSMHFRKSTQKINSFKEYFIKKVKKQIAYEEFIALNNVNLSIKKGEVVGFIGLNGAGKSTLLKVVSRVQKPTTGNVVINGKVSPLLELGAGFDNDLTGRENIYLNGLILGYNREFISKKVDEIINFAELKEFIDVPIKNYSSGMKARLGFSIATVSVPEILIVDEVLSVGDGRFRKKSEERMLELIKSDATVLFVSHSLAQIRRLCTKVVWLEKGEIKMIGDTKEICDSYEAYL
- a CDS encoding CDP-glycerol--glycerophosphate glycerophosphotransferase, which gives rise to MESNLILLGKKLDEIFLVVIIILTINCLFYIHGIVNTNKFRTFVMKLLYKCCSIFKIFPINKRKIIFINGHSELFNGNIKAIYDEINKNKNSYKLIIYTKKDMSDSSNKSLKRLNKNILKIYNIFTAKNIIVNDYISLFSKIKIRKDTNLIQVWHAGGAFKKFGRDSLQNIKNPSNMKNCVACHSQYDKVIVSSSEISEIYANAFGVNVKKVIPLGLARADKFYDEIAKNKIKESFLDKYPILKGKKIILYAPTFRDGQRKKFNLKLDLEYLYNNLSNEYAVITKMHPFIKNGVEVPVELCDRIMDLSYEDIDDLMISSDLLITDYSSMIFEYAIMKKPMIFFAYDLPLYDNSLRGFYYNYTEFVPGPIAVNTEEIVEIIKCNKCDLNRISEFKKKFNGYDDGEATKRIVKNILENK